The Cyprinus carpio isolate SPL01 chromosome A19, ASM1834038v1, whole genome shotgun sequence genome has a segment encoding these proteins:
- the LOC109112223 gene encoding RNA cytosine-C(5)-methyltransferase NSUN2-like, whose amino-acid sequence MGRKNRPRQRAQQNRDGRAEGKRSRDDAGWGAGYSEIIKENKLFEHYYTELKIVPEGEFEEFMQAMREPLPATMRITGYKSHAKEILHTLKEKYFKEVQDLEVDGQKIEAPQPLSWYPDELAWHTNLSRKILRKSPLLEKFHQFLVSETESGNISRQEAVSMIPPLLMKIEPQHKILDMCAAPGSKTAQLIEMLHSDMDIPFPEGFVIANDVDNKRCYLLVHQAKRLNSPCIMVVNHDASSIPRLYFDQDGKKDILFYDRILCDVPCSGDGTMRKNIDVWKKWTTSNSLQLHGLQIRIAVRGVEQLAVGGRMVYSTCSLNPIEDEAVIAALLEKSEGVFELADASADLPGLKYMPGITSWKVMTKEGQWFSDWSEVLKSRHTQIRPTMFPPTDPEKLASMKLERCMRILPHHQNTGGFFVAVLVKKAPMPWNRRYPKICHKDVSSSSELAPAEELQMGECPADAPVEAVEGESPAEGNPSVPDTPDLLEVKKDDVCGPPPPKKMKLFGFKEDPFVFLTEDDPIFPPVQAFYDLSPDFPKLNVLTRTHEGKKRHLYMVSKELRNVLLNNSERMKVINTGVKIWSRNTDGEQFGCAFRLAQEGVYTLCPYIRARILNISVEDVKVLLTQENPFLSKLGDDAHNQAKKLGMGSIVLRYLPDPKDLNAPQCPIDLCGWRGKTSIRAFVPRNERLHYLRMVGVEVFRDKQGKRNDGSTEIPEGSAEDAEGLSQEADLLEQEGEEMEQNGSESNANGPEPIGSTCDGSAS is encoded by the exons GGCTGGGGAGCTGGATACTCCGAGATCATCAAGGAAAACAAACTCTTTGAGCATTACTACACAGAGCTGAAGATCGTTCCCGAGGGAGAGTTTGAGGAGTTCATGCAGGCCATGAGAGAACCGCTGCCAGCTACAATGCGCATCACTGGATACAAGAG TCACGCCAAAGAAATCCTTCATACTCTTAAAGAGAAATACTTCAAAGAAGTTCAAGATCTGGAGGTGGATGGGCAGAAGATTGAGGCTCCTCAGCCCTTAAGTTG GTATCCTGATGAACTGGCGTGGCACACGAACCTGAGCAGAAAGATTCTGCGCAAATCTCCGCTCCTGGAGAAATTCCACCAGTTCTTGGTCAGCGAAACTGAATCG GGGAATATTAGCAGGCAGGAAGCAGTCAGTATGATTCCTCCTCTTCTAATGAAAATTGAGCCTCAACATAAG ATTCTGGACATGTGTGCAGCTCCAGGATCAAAGACTGCTCAACTAATCGAGATGCTTCACTCTGACATGGACATACCTTTCCCTG AGGGTTTTGTAATTGCCAATGATGTGGATAACAAGCGCTGTTACCTGCTGGTCCACCAGGCCAAGAGATTGAACAGTCCGTGTATTATGGTGGTCAACCATGACGCCTCTAGCATTCCACGTCTGTACTTTGATCAGGACGGGAAGAAGGACATCCTGTTTTATGACCGGATCCTGTGTGATGTACCCTGCAG TGGAGATGGAACAATGAGGAAAAACATTGATGTGTGGAAAAAATGGACAACCAGCAACAGCCTGCAGCTCCACGG GCTGCAGATCAGGATCGCAGTGCGAGGTGTGGAGCAGCTGGCAGTAGGGGGCAGGATGGTGTACTCCACCTGCTCTCTGAACCCCATCGAGGATGAAGCCGTCATCGCTGCCCTGCTGGAGAAGAGTGAAG gtgtttttgaGTTAGCTGATGCTTCTGCAGATCTCCCAGGACTCAAATATATGCCTGGAATTACATCTTGGAAG GTAATGACCAAAGAGGGTCAGTGGTTCTCTGACTGGTCAGAGGTGCTGAAAAGTCGTCACACTCAGATCAGACCCACCATGTTTCCACCAACAGACCCAGAGAAGCTGGCCAGTATGAAGCTGGAGAGATG TATGAGGATATTGCCCCATCACCAGAACACTGGCGGGTTTTTTGTGGCTGTGTTGGTGAAGAAGGCGCCCATGCCATGGAACCGCCGTTACCCAAAG ATTTGTCATAAGGATGTGAGCTCCTCCAGTGAGCTGGCTCCTGCAGAGGAGCTGCAGATGGGGGAGTGTCCCGCTGACGCCCCTGTGGAAGCAGTGGAGGGCGAGAGTCCTGCAGAGGGAAACCCGTCTGTCCCAGATACTCCTGACCTCTTAGAGGTCAAGAAAGATGATGTCTGTGG CCCCCCTCCTCCAAAGAAGATGAAACTCTTTGGCTTCAAAGAGGATCCTTTTGTGTTTCTGACAGAGGATGACCCCATCTTCCCTCCCGTCCA AGCTTTCTACGACCTGTCTCCAGATTTCCCCAAGCTGAACGTATTGACTCGCACCCACGAAGGAAAGAAGAGGCACCTGTACATGGTGTCCAAAGAGCTCCGCAATGTTCTGCTCAACAACAGCGAGAGAATGAAG GTTATAAACACAGGCGTGAAGATCTGGTCCAGAAATACTGATGGAGAACAGTTTGGTTGTGCTTTCAGACTGGCTCAGGAG GGTGTTTACACGCTGTGTCCCTACATCAGAGCCCGAATCCTCAACATCAGCGTGGAGGACGTGAAGGTGCTCCTCACGCAGGAGAACCCCTTCCTCAGCAAGCTTGGAGATGATGCTCACAATCAGGCCAAGAAACTTG GAATGGGCAGCATTGTTTTAAGATACCTACCAGATCCGAA GGATCTTAATGCTCCTCAGTGCCCTATAGATTTGTGCGGCTGGAGGGGAAAAACTTCCATCAGGGCTTTCGTCCCACGTAATGAGCGTCTTCATTACCTCCGTATGGTGGGGGTGGAAGTCTTCCGTGACAAACAGGGCAAGAGGAACGACGGTTCAACAGAAATCCCAGAAGGAAGCGCAGAAGATGCAGAGGGACTGAGCCAAGAGGCAGATCTCTTAGAACAGGAAGGTGAAGAAATGGAGCAAAATGGCTCAGAGTCCAACGCTAATGGACCAGAACCTATTGGCAGCACTTGTGATGGGTCTGCGAGTTAG